A stretch of DNA from Mycobacterium senriense:
TGCCGCCACCGAGGTCGAAGACGAGCACCGTCTCGTGCCCCTTCTTGTCCAGCCCGTAGGCGAGTGCCGCGGCCGTGGGCTCGTTAATGATGCGCAGCACCTCGAGGCCCGCGATCCGGCCGGCATCCTTGGTGGCGTTGCGCTGGGCGTCGTTGAAATAGGCCGGAACGGTGATCACCGCTTCCTTGACCCGCTCACCCAGGAATTTGCCCGCGTCGTCGACGAGTTTGCGCAGCACCTGAGCGCTGATCTCCTCGGGCGAGTATTTCTTGCCGCGCACGTCGAAGCGGACAGCATCGCCTTCGCCCCTGACGACGTCGAAACTGACCGCCTTGGCCTCTCCGGAGATTTCGTCGAAGCGCCGGCCGATGAACCGTTTCGCGGAATAGATGGTGCCTTTGGGATTCATTATCGATTGCCGTCTGGCCAGTTGGCCGACGAGGCGTTCACCGCTTTCGGTGAACGCCACCACCGACGGCGTCGTCCGGGCACCCTCGGCGTTGGGGATCACGATCGGCTCGCCGCCCTGCCACGCCGCTATCACCGAGTTGGTCGTGCCGAGGTCGATTCCTACTGCTGTTGCCATTACCTGCCCCTCTCGTTTGCGTCGCCGCTCAGCAGTTGCATTGCGCGGTCAGCCCGATCGGCATCGGCGACGACGTCGAAGTGCCTGGGCTGCAGCGACCGCACGGCGGTGAAGTCGCGCCGACCGGCTTGAAACGCGTACATCGCAAGGCCGGTCAACGCGCCGATGACCGCGCCGAAAATGACGCCATAGCAAGCCAGCACCAGACCGGCGATCAACGGGTATAACCAGTTGAACAGGCCGAAGATCCAGCCGATCAACCCCCCGGTCAGTGCGCCGGCGGCGGCACCGCGCAGCGCGGCCCACCCGTAGTTCGTCCGACCGGTCACCTGTTCGACCAGCTCCAGATCACGGCCGATTATGGCGACCCGTTGTACCTCGAAGTGTTGATCCGCAAGGTAGTCAACGGCCCGCTCCGCGTCGGCATAATTGTCGAAGGTGGCGATGACCCGGCGGGCGGGTTGATCTGTTCGGACTGCGTCCGGGTCCACCGCGTGCGTGGTGTCAGCCATCGTGGCGCCTAAGCGTTGACCTGTTGTTTGACTTCGGATTTCGTATCGACGGCGTGCGGTGTTTCAATCGGCCGGCCGATTTCGATCTTGCGGGGCTTGCTCGCCTCCGAAACCGGAATTGTCAGTGTCAGCACGCCGCGGTCGTATTGCGCCGTCAGTTTGTCCGGATCGAGGTTGTCCCCGAGAAAAAGCTGCCGACGGAACTCGCCCTGCGGCCTCTCGTCGATGATCACCTCGTCGCCCGCCTGCCGCAGAGGCTGGCGACGAGCGCTGAGTTCGATGACGTTGCGTTCGACGGTGATGTCCACATCGTCCTGGGCAACGCCCGGTACATCGATGGCGACGATGAACTGATCACCACGCCGGAAGGCTTCCATCGGCATTGTCTGTGGCGTCCGAGCGCTTGTCAGTGCCTGGTCAGCAAACCGGTCGAGTTCGCGGAACGGGTCGAACCGCATGAGAGTCATCGCATCTCCTCAAGTTGTGAGTGTTCGGGGCGCGCAAGTCGAGTGGGTCGTGGCCACATCGGTACGCATCCCGACAGCCAGCTTTGCAATCGGATTGGCTCTGCGCGAGCGCCCGCCGGGGTGAAAACCGAGGTACGAATTCGTCCTGACGGCACGAGTGACCTTCGACGGCCGAACGAGTCCGGTCCCGCTGGTGGGTCTTACCAGTGACAGCGACGCTGATGGCGTGGCCTTTCACGTGTCGCCGTGCAGGTCGCGCAGCATTGGCACCGAGATCACCGCGACGGCGCGCGACCAGTAGTCGCCCACATAGACACGCTCACCATCTGTGCTGACCGCCACCGCCTCGGGATGGCTTAGCACCTCGAGGGTCGCTGTGATCGAGTTGGTGATGGTATCGATCACCGAGATCATGCCGTCGCCGAAATTGGTGCTGTAGGCATGCTTTCCGTCGGGACTGAGCTGCAGACCTCTGGTAGGTCGCCGGCGACGAGGTCGTATGCGCTAGTGGTCGTCGTGTCGATCACGGTCAGTGAATGCTCATTGGTCACATAGACGTGGGTGCCGTCCGGGGTGAACACCGTGCCGAGCGGAGCGTCCCGCAGGCCGACCGCCTTAACGGTGCCGGTCGCCAGGTTGACCATCGAGACCGAACGCGTGTCGTAGTGGGTGACGCACAGGCAGGTGCCGTCCGGACCCACGGTTACTGACCCCGGACAAGCGCCGATGGCGATGGCGTCGGCCACGGTACCGCTGGCAGCATCGGACGGACCCGGCAGGCCGAACAGATCTCGCGACGGCGCATGTGGGAACTGCACCGGATCGCCGGAGCGACAATTGAATTCGACCACCGCAGGACGTGATCCGACGCGCAAGCAGATACCAACATGACGCACCCATATGGGAAGTCGAGGCCAGCCTGCGGCAGTAGTGCGCAATTTTGATCGCCCTGGCAGCGCCAAACCTGAGGGCTGCTTCGTCATTTGCGGACAGGTACAAACGCGTCAGAACCATTGACCAACGTGTCGAGTGGGCGCAACCCGCACAGAACTGCTTCCACCCCCACCCCGCCATCGCGGCGGCAGGTGCGGGCCGCCCCGCTGGGCAGGGTTGATGCTCAAACCTTGCCGGCAGGTGCGCCCCCAAGTGGGCGGCCTCTCCACCGAGAGTCGATCGCGCAGTGCGTTGTGGCCATCACCGCGGTCGTTCGGCCACGAAAAAGCTTGGACCCGGAGTGTGAAATGGCGGAGCCGGATTCGGCTTGACAGTACGACGCGATCATCCGTGTCGGCAGTGCACTCTAGAACCACAAGCGGTACGAATGAGGAGGTTCAGTTATGACTCTGCCTGTGCGACGTGTCGGCGCTACCCCGACGATGTGGCGCCCATTCCGTGGATTTGAGGACATCTATTCCGAGTTCGACCGGCTCGTGCAGTCGCTAGTTGGTGGTACCGACCGTGACGGTGCATGGTTGCCCGCCGCTGATGTGTCAGAGACTGACGCCGCCTACGTGGTCGAGATCGAGCTGCCCGGTGTGCGCCCCGAGGACGTCGACGT
This window harbors:
- a CDS encoding general stress protein, with the protein product MADTTHAVDPDAVRTDQPARRVIATFDNYADAERAVDYLADQHFEVQRVAIIGRDLELVEQVTGRTNYGWAALRGAAAGALTGGLIGWIFGLFNWLYPLIAGLVLACYGVIFGAVIGALTGLAMYAFQAGRRDFTAVRSLQPRHFDVVADADRADRAMQLLSGDANERGR
- a CDS encoding Hsp20/alpha crystallin family protein encodes the protein MTLMRFDPFRELDRFADQALTSARTPQTMPMEAFRRGDQFIVAIDVPGVAQDDVDITVERNVIELSARRQPLRQAGDEVIIDERPQGEFRRQLFLGDNLDPDKLTAQYDRGVLTLTIPVSEASKPRKIEIGRPIETPHAVDTKSEVKQQVNA
- a CDS encoding YncE family protein; the protein is MISVIDTITNSITATLEVLSHPEAVAVSTDGERVYVGDYWSRAVAVISVPMLRDLHGDT
- a CDS encoding YncE family protein is translated as MTKQPSGLALPGRSKLRTTAAGWPRLPIWVRHVGICLRVGSRPAVVEFNCRSGDPVQFPHAPSRDLFGLPGPSDAASGTVADAIAIGACPGSVTVGPDGTCLCVTHYDTRSVSMVNLATGTVKAVGLRDAPLGTVFTPDGTHVYVTNEHSLTVIDTTTTSAYDLVAGDLPEVCSSVPTESMPTAPISATA